One genomic region from Kwoniella dejecticola CBS 10117 chromosome 1, complete sequence encodes:
- a CDS encoding histone H2A.Z — protein sequence MSSKTTGGKGGKAKTSSETKTLTSRSSKAGLQFPVGRIHRFLRSKNANNVRIGAKAAVYVAAIMEYLTAEVLELAGNAAKDLRVKRITPRHLQLAIRGDEELDLLIRATIAGGGVLPHIHKSLVAKQGAAKKIKPSTPAA from the exons ATGTCATCCAAGACTACAGGTggaaagggaggaaaggcaaagaccTCGTCCGAGACCAAGACTCTGACttccagatcatcgaaagCTGGTCTCCAA TTCCCCGTCGGTCGTATTCACAG ATTCCTACGAAGCAAAAATGCAAACAATGTTCGAATCGGCGCGAAAGCCGCCGTATACGTAGCTGCTATAATGGAGTACCTGACGGCTGAAGTACTGGAACTTGCCG GTAACGCCGCCAAAGATTTACGGGTCAAGAGAATTACTCCAAGACATCTGCAGTTGGCTATTCGAGGTGACGAGGAATTAGATTTGTTGATTAGAGCAACCATCGCAGGGGGTGGTGTTTTACCGCACATCCACAAA TCTCTCGTCGCCAAACAAGGTgccgccaagaagatcaagcccTCCACTCCCGCTGcctga